The proteins below come from a single Synechococcus sp. WH 8101 genomic window:
- the pgk gene encoding phosphoglycerate kinase produces MAKRSLASLSGTDLSGKRVLVRVDFNVPLNDAGAITDDTRIRAALPTIKDLIDKGAKVILSAHFGRPKGQVNEGMRLTPVAARLGELLGKPVVKTDSCIGPDAEAKVAAMANGDVVLLENVRFFAEEEKNDDGFAEKLAGLADVYVNDAFGAAHRAHASTEGVTKFLKPSVAGFLMEKELQYLQGAVDEPKRPLAAIVGGSKVSSKIGVLEALIDKCDKVLIGGGMIFTFYKARGLAVGKSLVEEDKLELAKELEAKAKAKGVQLLLPTDVVLADNFAPDANSQVTAIDAIPEGWMGLDIGPDSVKVFQEALADCQTVIWNGPMGVFEFDKFAAGTNAIATTLADLSGKGCCTIIGGGDSVAAVEKAGLADKMSHISTGGGASLELLEGKVLPGVAALDEAV; encoded by the coding sequence ATGGCGAAGCGTTCCCTGGCCAGCCTCAGCGGCACCGATCTCAGCGGCAAACGCGTTCTCGTGCGGGTTGATTTCAATGTGCCCCTCAACGATGCCGGTGCGATCACCGACGACACCCGCATCCGTGCCGCCCTTCCCACGATCAAGGATCTGATCGACAAAGGGGCCAAGGTGATCCTTTCCGCTCACTTCGGTCGCCCCAAGGGTCAAGTGAATGAGGGCATGCGTCTCACTCCCGTGGCCGCCCGGCTGGGCGAGCTGCTGGGCAAGCCGGTGGTGAAGACCGACAGCTGCATCGGCCCGGATGCCGAGGCCAAGGTGGCCGCCATGGCCAACGGCGACGTGGTGCTGCTGGAGAACGTGCGCTTCTTCGCTGAAGAAGAAAAGAACGACGACGGTTTCGCTGAAAAGCTGGCTGGCCTGGCCGATGTGTATGTGAACGACGCCTTCGGCGCCGCCCACCGCGCCCACGCCTCCACAGAAGGGGTCACCAAGTTCCTGAAGCCCTCCGTCGCCGGTTTCCTGATGGAGAAGGAGTTGCAATACCTGCAGGGTGCGGTGGATGAGCCCAAGCGCCCCCTGGCGGCGATCGTGGGCGGCTCCAAGGTGAGCTCCAAGATCGGCGTGCTCGAAGCCCTGATCGACAAGTGCGACAAGGTGCTGATCGGCGGCGGCATGATCTTCACCTTCTACAAGGCCCGCGGTCTTGCGGTGGGCAAGAGCCTGGTGGAAGAGGACAAGCTGGAGCTGGCCAAGGAGCTGGAGGCCAAGGCCAAGGCCAAGGGCGTGCAACTGCTCCTGCCCACCGATGTGGTGCTCGCCGACAACTTCGCCCCCGATGCCAACAGCCAGGTGACTGCGATTGATGCCATTCCCGAAGGCTGGATGGGCCTCGACATCGGCCCCGACTCCGTGAAGGTGTTCCAGGAGGCACTGGCCGACTGCCAGACCGTGATCTGGAACGGCCCCATGGGCGTGTTCGAGTTCGATAAGTTCGCCGCCGGCACCAACGCCATCGCCACCACCCTGGCGGATCTGAGCGGCAAGGGCTGCTGCACCATCATCGGTGGCGGCGACTCGGTGGCCGCGGTGGAAAAGGCTGGCCTGGCCGACAAGATGTCGCACATCTCCACCGGTGGTGGTGCCAGCCTCGAGCTGCTCGAAGGGAAGGTGCTGCCCGGCGTCGCCGCCCTCGATGAGGCTGTTTGA
- a CDS encoding NAD(P)-dependent oxidoreductase, giving the protein MTGSDLTSPAPLAFVGLGALGLPMAINLHRAGYPLRLHTRSREAERHPDLAGALPCASPAAAATDCRALVLCVSDDAAVEAVLWGAGGAGSTLPAGSLVIDCSTIKPDTAQAMAQRLAERDVRYLDAPVTGGTEGARAGSLTVLCGGAEADLERARPLLEVLCSAIHHFGAVGAGQQVKAINQVLVAGSYAAVAEAVALGQHLRLPMEQVVAALRHGAAGSWALTHRAGAMLADHYPLGFKLALHHKDLAIALEAAAGVGLELPISQRVQAMEAALMADGWGEADVSALRRSLPQPPDNEVRA; this is encoded by the coding sequence ATGACCGGATCTGACCTGACCTCCCCGGCGCCACTCGCCTTCGTTGGCCTCGGTGCCCTCGGCCTGCCGATGGCGATCAACCTGCATCGCGCCGGCTATCCCCTGCGGCTGCACACGCGCAGCCGGGAGGCAGAGCGCCATCCCGACCTGGCGGGAGCCCTGCCCTGCGCCTCACCAGCCGCCGCCGCAACAGACTGCCGGGCCCTGGTGCTTTGCGTCAGCGATGACGCGGCGGTCGAGGCGGTGTTGTGGGGAGCCGGCGGAGCCGGCAGCACCCTGCCCGCGGGGAGCCTGGTGATCGACTGCTCCACGATCAAACCCGACACGGCCCAAGCGATGGCCCAGAGGCTGGCCGAACGGGACGTGCGCTACCTCGATGCCCCGGTCACCGGCGGCACGGAAGGGGCTCGAGCCGGCAGCCTCACCGTGCTCTGTGGCGGCGCCGAGGCCGACCTCGAGCGGGCACGGCCGCTGCTCGAGGTGCTGTGCAGCGCGATTCACCACTTCGGCGCGGTGGGCGCAGGCCAGCAGGTGAAAGCGATCAATCAGGTGCTGGTGGCCGGTAGTTATGCCGCCGTCGCCGAAGCGGTCGCCCTCGGCCAGCACCTGCGGCTGCCGATGGAGCAGGTGGTGGCGGCACTCCGCCACGGCGCTGCCGGCTCCTGGGCGCTGACTCACCGAGCCGGCGCGATGCTTGCGGATCACTATCCCCTCGGTTTCAAACTGGCCCTGCATCACAAAGACCTGGCCATTGCCCTAGAAGCCGCGGCCGGCGTTGGACTCGAGCTTCCGATCAGCCAGCGGGTGCAGGCCATGGAGGCGGCCCTGATGGCGGACGGGTGGGGCGAGGCGGATGTGTCCGCCCTGCGCCGCAGCCTGCCCCAGCCCCCCGACAACGAGGTCAGAGCCTGA
- a CDS encoding nuclear transport factor 2 family protein: protein MRRSALAALSALLVSASGIAAALPGRAAEASNATANATASGLVTRLQQALNAPDQNGLDALLAPDQQELIGRRFRRFAADFPDARWSLKAGQPMADGRQTLALAVSASRELDGQRFTLQASQQLALTVAGGRITGQEVLQEESVLSSASQPFPVSLLIPDAVLTGSRYDVDVVLEQPLGDAMLAGGLIGLTPEQVAAQQSPDIQLEPLGGGGLFKSVKAPYQPGSQTWAALVVHPEGVITVTKRVRVVSDKSQLRL from the coding sequence GTGCGTCGCTCCGCCCTTGCCGCCTTGTCGGCCCTTCTGGTGTCTGCCTCTGGGATCGCCGCTGCCCTGCCCGGCCGCGCCGCTGAGGCCAGCAACGCCACCGCCAATGCCACCGCTTCGGGGCTGGTGACGCGCCTGCAGCAGGCCCTCAACGCCCCCGACCAGAACGGTCTTGATGCCCTGTTGGCCCCGGATCAGCAAGAGTTGATCGGCCGTCGTTTCCGTCGTTTCGCCGCGGATTTCCCCGATGCGCGCTGGAGCCTGAAGGCGGGTCAGCCGATGGCGGATGGGCGTCAGACCCTGGCGCTCGCGGTGAGCGCCAGCCGTGAACTGGATGGCCAGCGCTTCACGCTGCAGGCGAGTCAGCAGCTCGCCCTCACGGTGGCGGGCGGTCGGATCACCGGGCAGGAGGTGCTGCAGGAAGAGTCGGTGCTCTCCAGCGCCAGCCAGCCCTTCCCCGTGAGCCTCCTGATCCCGGATGCGGTGCTCACCGGCAGTCGTTACGACGTCGACGTGGTGTTGGAGCAACCGCTGGGCGACGCCATGCTCGCCGGTGGCTTGATCGGTCTGACCCCGGAGCAGGTGGCCGCGCAGCAGAGCCCCGACATTCAGCTCGAGCCCCTCGGTGGTGGCGGCCTGTTCAAATCCGTGAAGGCGCCGTATCAGCCCGGCAGTCAGACCTGGGCGGCTCTGGTGGTGCATCCGGAAGGCGTGATTACGGTCACCAAGCGGGTGCGCGTGGTGAGTGACAAGAGCCAGCTCAGGCTCTGA
- the murG gene encoding undecaprenyldiphospho-muramoylpentapeptide beta-N-acetylglucosaminyltransferase: MSRLLIAASGTGGHLFPALAVAEALPESWSVRWLGVPDRLETRLVPERYGLVTVQAGGLQGRGLRKLLQLVKLIAAAGAVRRLIRRERRTVVFTTGGYIAAPAILAARWCGIPVVLHESNAIPGRVTRLLGRFCQQVAVGLPAAAARIPGCKALVTGTPVRREFLEAQALPDWAPHGDGPLLVVMGGSQGAVGLNRMVRAMLPDLLTAGCRVVHLSGSQDPEAGSLNHPALVERPFSDEIPGLLQHADLVISRAGAGSLSELSVCRTPTVLVPFPQAADQHQDANAACAAALGAAVIVHQHQPEHSTLRTTLWRLLGPRLRGCDPAADPLLQLAEGMERLAVRDAEQRLVEVLQDQLL, translated from the coding sequence ATGTCTCGGCTTCTGATCGCTGCCAGCGGCACCGGCGGCCATCTGTTTCCAGCCCTGGCGGTGGCCGAAGCACTTCCAGAGAGCTGGAGCGTGCGCTGGCTGGGCGTGCCCGACCGGCTGGAGACCCGCCTGGTGCCAGAACGCTACGGGCTGGTGACCGTGCAGGCCGGTGGACTGCAGGGGCGGGGCCTGCGCAAGCTGCTGCAGCTGGTGAAGCTGATCGCCGCCGCTGGTGCCGTGCGCCGCCTGATCCGACGCGAGCGGCGCACGGTGGTGTTCACCACCGGGGGCTACATCGCCGCACCGGCGATCCTGGCGGCGCGCTGGTGCGGCATTCCGGTGGTGCTGCATGAATCCAATGCCATTCCCGGTCGGGTGACCCGCTTGCTGGGGCGCTTTTGCCAGCAGGTGGCGGTGGGCCTTCCGGCGGCAGCGGCGCGGATCCCGGGCTGCAAGGCCCTGGTCACCGGAACGCCGGTGCGACGCGAGTTTCTGGAAGCGCAGGCGCTGCCCGACTGGGCACCCCATGGCGATGGCCCGCTCCTGGTGGTGATGGGCGGCAGCCAGGGCGCCGTGGGCCTGAACCGCATGGTGCGCGCCATGCTGCCCGACCTGCTCACCGCCGGTTGCCGGGTGGTGCATCTCAGTGGCAGCCAGGACCCCGAAGCCGGCAGCCTCAACCACCCGGCGCTGGTGGAACGCCCCTTCAGCGACGAGATCCCCGGGTTGCTGCAACACGCCGATCTGGTGATCAGCCGTGCCGGCGCCGGCAGCCTCAGTGAACTGTCGGTGTGCCGCACCCCCACCGTGCTGGTGCCCTTCCCCCAGGCGGCGGATCAGCACCAGGACGCCAATGCCGCCTGCGCCGCCGCTCTGGGCGCTGCGGTGATCGTGCACCAACACCAACCGGAGCACTCCACCCTGCGCACCACCCTCTGGCGCCTGCTCGGCCCACGCCTGCGGGGCTGCGATCCAGCAGCGGATCCACTGCTGCAGCTTGCTGAGGGGATGGAACGGCTGGCGGTGCGCGATGCCGAGCAGCGGCTGGTGGAAGTGCTACAAGATCAGCTGCTCTGA
- a CDS encoding histidinol-phosphate transaminase, whose translation MPSTVPRHGGNLSQEAARLGLRPERLLDASASLVPFTTPRPLRLALHQAVHGRALRDYPDRSQAELRHAIAAWHSVMPEAVLPGNGAAELFTWAARDAAAAGVSALPQPGFADYARALHCWDATSVPVSLPLVWPDPIDPHPFPIGSKSLERASAVWITNPHNPTGQLWSRDSLQPLLARHALVICDEAFLPLLPQGESQSLIPLVAQHPNLVVIRSLTKLFAIAGLRLGYAIAAPERLQRWSAWRDPWPVNGLALAAGTAVMADAQGLRRWQARVQRWVQQEGAWMRAQLQQLPGLDPRPSHANYLLLEGERSLLELRERVARRGVLLRDCRSFDGLGERWLRIGLQSRRGNRRIVRALRQELGV comes from the coding sequence GTGCCCAGCACCGTTCCTCGCCATGGCGGCAACCTCAGTCAGGAAGCGGCCCGTCTGGGTTTAAGGCCTGAGCGGCTCCTGGATGCCAGCGCCTCGCTGGTGCCTTTCACGACGCCGCGCCCATTGCGTTTAGCCCTGCATCAGGCGGTGCACGGACGTGCTCTGCGCGATTATCCCGACCGTTCGCAGGCCGAGTTGCGGCACGCGATCGCTGCCTGGCACAGCGTCATGCCCGAGGCGGTTCTGCCCGGCAATGGCGCCGCTGAACTGTTCACCTGGGCTGCGCGTGATGCCGCCGCTGCCGGTGTGAGTGCCTTGCCCCAGCCGGGCTTCGCCGATTACGCCCGCGCCCTGCACTGCTGGGATGCCACCAGCGTGCCTGTGTCGCTGCCGCTCGTCTGGCCTGATCCGATCGATCCCCATCCGTTTCCGATTGGATCGAAGTCTCTGGAGCGCGCCTCGGCGGTGTGGATCACCAATCCCCACAACCCCACCGGGCAGCTCTGGAGCCGCGACTCGCTGCAGCCCCTGCTGGCGCGGCATGCCCTGGTGATCTGCGATGAAGCCTTTCTGCCCCTGCTGCCCCAGGGCGAATCTCAGTCGCTGATTCCGCTGGTGGCCCAGCACCCCAACCTGGTGGTGATCCGCAGCCTCACCAAGTTGTTTGCGATCGCCGGCTTGCGTTTGGGCTATGCGATCGCTGCGCCGGAGCGTTTGCAGCGTTGGAGTGCCTGGCGTGATCCCTGGCCGGTGAACGGTCTGGCGTTGGCCGCCGGTACGGCGGTGATGGCCGATGCCCAGGGGTTACGCCGTTGGCAGGCCCGCGTGCAGCGCTGGGTGCAGCAGGAAGGGGCCTGGATGCGGGCCCAGCTCCAGCAGCTGCCAGGCCTGGACCCTCGCCCCTCCCACGCCAACTATCTGCTGCTGGAGGGAGAACGTTCTTTACTGGAGTTGCGCGAACGGGTGGCCCGCCGTGGTGTGCTGCTGCGTGATTGCCGCTCCTTCGATGGATTGGGCGAGCGCTGGTTGCGCATCGGCCTGCAGAGTCGGCGCGGCAATCGCCGCATCGTGCGGGCGCTGCGCCAGGAGCTGGGTGTGTGA